A part of Pungitius pungitius chromosome 15, fPunPun2.1, whole genome shotgun sequence genomic DNA contains:
- the metap1d gene encoding methionine aminopeptidase 1D, mitochondrial translates to MTKSMAAHCSLRLATRSAGLGGFLHGAGCLRCFGPPKSLLSLQHRHFFWRKWKRSLNVVRPATVRPAYAVPKHIVRPDYVRTGLVPEWPDYIDIKDQEQIEGLARACQLARHVLLLAGRSLRVGMTTDEIDFIVHHETIKNDAYPSPLRYGGFPKSVCTSVNNVVCHGIPDSRQLEDGDIINVDVTVYLDGYHGDTSETFLIGQVDEVGQRLVETARRCRDEAIAACKPGAQLCLIGNTISEIAHASGFQVCPYFIGHGIGSYFHCHPEIWHHANDNDTTMDEGMSFTIEPILMEGSPEFRILRDKWTAVSADDKRSAQFEHTVVITSDGVDILTKLPEESNL, encoded by the exons ATGACAAAAAGCATGGCGGCACACTGTTCTCTCAGACTGGCAACAAGATCGGCAG GACTGGGTGGTTTCCTACATGGCGCTGGTTGTTTAAGATGCTTTGGTCCCCCCAAATCCCTACTGAGTCTGCAACATCGGCACTTCTTCTGGAGGAAGTGGAAACGGTCTCTCAATGTCGTTCGCCCAGCTACTGTTAGGCCTGCCTATGCAGTACCCAAG CACATTGTGCGGCCTGACTATGTAAGGACTGGACTGGTCCCAGAATGGCCAGACTACATAGATATCAAAGACCAAGAGCAGATCGAAGGCCTTGCCAGAGCATGTCAGCTAGCCAGACATGTGCTGCTACTAGCTGGACGCAGTCTGAGG GTTGGTATGACTACAGATGAAATAGACTTCATCGTCCACCACGAGACAATCAAAAACGATGCGTACCCATCCCCTCTCAGATACGGAGGCTTCCCCAAGTCGGTCTGTACATCCGTGAACAACGTGGTCTGCCATGGCATTCCTGACAG TCGGCAACTTGAAGACGGCGATATCATCAATGTCGATGTCAcc GTGTATTTAGACGGTTACCACGGCGACACTTCAGAAACCTTCTTGATTGGCCAGGTGGATGAGGTCGGGCAGCGACTGGTGGAAACTGCCAGGCGCTGCCGAGACGAGGCTATCGCCGCCTGCAAGCCGGGTGCACAGCTCTGTCTTATAGGAAACACAATCAG TGAAATCGCCCACGCCAGTGGCTTTCAAGTGTGTCCTTATTTCATTGGACATGGAATAGGTTCTTACTTCCACTGCCATCCAGAGATCTGGCACCATG CTAACGACAATGACACGACCATGGATGAAGGGATGTCTTTCACAATAG AGCCCATACTGATGGAGGGGTCCCCAGAGTTTAGAATCCTGAGGGATAAGTGGACCGCGGTGTCTGCAGATGATAAAAG GTCCGCTCAGTTTGAACACACTGTGGTCATCACATCCGACGGAGTGGATATCCTCACTAAACTTCCAGAAGAGAGCAATCTGTGA